A single Eleginops maclovinus isolate JMC-PN-2008 ecotype Puerto Natales chromosome 5, JC_Emac_rtc_rv5, whole genome shotgun sequence DNA region contains:
- the cygb2 gene encoding cytoglobin-2: MSRRESPPPPSPPPQVLGVRRGEVEPDDRPERAEPLSDAEREIIQDTWGHVYKNCEDVGVSVLIRFFVNFPSAKQYFSQFQDMEDPEEMERSGQLRHHARRVMNALNTVVENLNDPEKVTAVLALVGKAHAIKHKVEPMYFKILSSVMLEVLAEDFPEFFPVEVQMVWTKLMGAVYWHVTGAYTEVGWLQVSSSAV; the protein is encoded by the exons ATGTCTCGAAGGGAGTCTCCGCCACCGCCCTCGCCACCTCCGCAGGTGCTGGGAGTGcggagaggagaggtggagcCTGACGACCGTCCGGAGCGCGCCGAGCCACTGTCCGACGCCGAGAGGGAGATCATCCAGGACACGTGGGGGCACGTCTACAAGAACTGCGAGGACGTGGGGGTGTCTGTGCTCATAAG GTTCTTTGTCAACTTCCCATCGGCCAAACAGTACTTTAGCCAGTTTCAGGACATGGAGGACCCAGAGGAGATGGAGCGAAGCGGCCAACTTCGTCACCATGCCCGCAGGGTGATGAATGCCCTAAACACGGTGGTGGAGAACCTAAATGACCCAGAGAAGGTGACGGCAGTGCTGGCCTTGGTGGGGAAGGCCCATGCTATCAAACACAAGGTGGAACCCATGTACTTTAAG ATCCTGAGCAGTGTTATGCTGGAGGTGTTGGCTGAAGATTTCCCAGAATTCTTCCCGGTAGAGGTGCAGATGGTGTGGACCAAACTGATGGGGGCGGTGTACTGGCATGTGACGGGGGCCTACACAGAGGTGGGCTGGCTCCAGGTCTCCAGCTCGGCGGTGTGA